One genomic window of Paenibacillus xylanilyticus includes the following:
- the ftsH gene encoding ATP-dependent zinc metalloprotease FtsH, with protein MNRFIRNSGFYLILFLVVVGIVQFVSNGGEATDNPRYDQLRTAVKANNISELTVQFDGQSFLVTGQYREKPSEAKSENFSTYIPPTDEAISELVAASEANNFKLNQEPMRGDSIWLTLLTSFIPLIIMFLLFFFLFNQAQGGGGKVMNFGKSRARLYNEEKKRVTFEDVAGADEEKQELVEVVDFLKDPRKFAAVGARIPKGVLLVGPPGTGKTLLARAVAGEAGVPFFSISGSDFVEMFVGVGASRVRDLFENAKKNAPCIIFIDEIDAVGRQRGAGLGGGHDEREQTLNQLLVEMDGFGANEGIIIVAATNRADILDPALLRPGRFDRQITVDRPDVKGREAVLKVHSRNKPLTKDVKLDIIAKRTTGFSGADLENLLNEAALLAARRNRRDISMREVDEAIDRVIVGTEKKSRVISDREKRIVAYHEAGHTIVGYFLEHADMVHKVTIIPRGRAGGYVIMLPKEDRMLVTKQELLDKVTGLLGGRVAEELFIGEIGTGAYSDFQQATGIVRSMVMEYGMSEKLGPMQFGSSQGQVFLGRDIGHEQNYSDSIAYEIDQEMQRFINECYEKCKELLVKHSKEMHLIAQTLLEVETLEMDQIKQLIETGSLTPKPESDNDNEGTPSEGGEPIVDNIGDVRVRIQGKDETPEPPAGDIPNDAPNLDKGNSNDPDDGGTKPTS; from the coding sequence ATGAATCGGTTCATCCGGAATTCTGGTTTTTATTTGATTCTTTTTTTAGTCGTGGTGGGCATAGTGCAGTTCGTCAGCAATGGCGGCGAAGCCACAGATAATCCTAGATATGATCAGTTGCGCACGGCGGTTAAGGCGAACAACATCTCGGAATTGACGGTTCAATTCGACGGTCAGTCTTTTCTTGTGACCGGTCAATATAGAGAGAAGCCTAGCGAAGCCAAATCAGAAAATTTCTCAACGTACATTCCTCCTACGGATGAAGCGATTAGTGAGCTTGTAGCGGCAAGTGAAGCTAATAATTTCAAGTTAAATCAGGAGCCAATGAGAGGTGACAGCATCTGGCTGACACTTCTGACATCCTTTATTCCTTTGATCATTATGTTCCTGCTGTTCTTCTTCCTGTTTAATCAGGCGCAAGGCGGCGGCGGTAAAGTAATGAACTTTGGTAAAAGCCGTGCCCGTCTCTATAACGAAGAGAAGAAGCGGGTTACATTTGAAGACGTCGCAGGTGCGGACGAAGAGAAGCAGGAGCTTGTTGAGGTCGTTGACTTCCTCAAAGATCCTCGCAAATTCGCAGCTGTAGGTGCACGGATTCCTAAGGGCGTATTGCTCGTGGGGCCTCCGGGTACTGGTAAAACGTTGCTTGCTCGTGCCGTTGCCGGTGAAGCGGGTGTACCGTTCTTCAGTATCTCGGGTTCGGACTTCGTCGAAATGTTTGTCGGTGTCGGTGCATCCCGTGTACGTGACTTGTTCGAAAATGCAAAGAAAAACGCCCCATGTATCATCTTTATTGACGAGATTGATGCTGTAGGTCGTCAGCGTGGTGCTGGCCTTGGCGGTGGTCACGATGAACGTGAACAAACGCTCAACCAGTTGCTCGTTGAAATGGACGGATTCGGAGCCAACGAGGGTATTATCATCGTGGCTGCAACGAACCGTGCAGACATTCTGGACCCTGCCTTGCTGCGTCCGGGACGTTTTGACCGTCAAATTACGGTTGACCGCCCTGATGTAAAAGGTCGTGAAGCGGTACTGAAAGTACACTCCCGCAACAAACCACTCACAAAAGATGTGAAACTGGACATTATTGCGAAGCGTACAACAGGCTTCTCTGGTGCGGATCTTGAGAATCTCCTGAATGAAGCGGCATTGCTTGCGGCACGCCGTAACAGAAGAGATATTTCCATGCGTGAGGTAGACGAGGCGATCGACCGTGTCATCGTAGGTACGGAGAAGAAAAGCCGTGTCATCAGTGATCGCGAGAAACGAATCGTTGCTTATCACGAAGCAGGCCATACCATTGTAGGATACTTCCTGGAACATGCCGATATGGTACATAAAGTGACCATCATTCCGCGCGGACGTGCGGGTGGATATGTAATCATGTTGCCAAAAGAAGACCGTATGCTGGTTACCAAGCAAGAGCTCTTGGACAAAGTTACAGGACTCCTCGGGGGTCGTGTGGCAGAAGAATTGTTCATTGGTGAAATTGGTACTGGTGCATACAGTGACTTCCAGCAAGCGACGGGTATTGTTCGCAGCATGGTTATGGAGTACGGTATGAGTGAGAAATTGGGACCTATGCAATTCGGAAGTTCACAAGGACAGGTATTCCTTGGACGGGATATCGGCCATGAACAGAATTACTCGGATTCCATCGCTTATGAGATCGATCAGGAAATGCAGCGCTTTATCAATGAATGTTACGAGAAATGTAAGGAATTGCTCGTAAAACATTCCAAAGAAATGCACTTGATCGCTCAAACGTTGCTTGAAGTGGAGACACTGGAAATGGATCAGATCAAACAATTGATCGAGACAGGTTCCTTGACTCCAAAACCGGAGAGCGATAATGATAACGAAGGTACGCCAAGTGAAGGCGGAGAACCAATCGTCGATAACATCGGTGATGTGCGTGTTCGCATTCAAGGCAAAGACGAAACACCTGAACCACCTGCCGGAGATATCCCTAACGATGCTCCGAATCTGGATAAAGGCAACAGCAATGATCCAGATGATGGTGGTACGAAGCCAACGTCTTAA
- a CDS encoding VWA domain-containing protein: MKQILLITDGCSNVGTSPVLAAAEAREEGITVNVVGVIDYGTIGELGSREIEDIAKAGGGISQIVGTRQLAHTMQMMTRKTVVQTIQQAVNRELTQILGEKVSKTVTDLEPAQRAQVVEVIDNLAETAPLQVILLIDVSASMKPKLAAVEEGIRDLMLSLQSRVGQSKLSVFHFPGRHSGEEAVMDINWTSDLGSVRSLFGRLQMKGATPTGPAIQKVIDFYRYGTLEGQQEIEGNYRIEREGMLGDNVV; the protein is encoded by the coding sequence ATGAAGCAGATCTTGTTGATCACCGACGGTTGTTCTAATGTAGGTACAAGTCCGGTACTGGCAGCAGCAGAAGCTCGTGAAGAGGGGATCACAGTCAATGTGGTTGGTGTGATCGATTATGGAACCATTGGTGAACTGGGCAGCCGGGAGATTGAGGATATTGCAAAAGCCGGAGGGGGGATCAGCCAGATTGTGGGCACAAGGCAGCTTGCCCATACGATGCAGATGATGACAAGGAAAACGGTGGTTCAGACCATTCAGCAGGCGGTTAATAGAGAGTTAACACAAATTTTGGGAGAGAAGGTGTCCAAAACCGTAACCGACCTTGAACCTGCACAGCGTGCTCAGGTGGTAGAAGTGATAGATAACCTGGCTGAAACAGCCCCTCTTCAGGTCATCCTGTTAATCGATGTAAGTGCAAGCATGAAGCCGAAGCTCGCTGCGGTTGAAGAAGGAATCCGGGATTTGATGTTGAGCTTGCAGTCACGTGTGGGGCAGAGCAAGCTCTCGGTCTTTCATTTCCCGGGTCGCCATAGTGGAGAAGAGGCTGTGATGGATATCAACTGGACATCGGATCTGGGCAGTGTCCGTTCGCTGTTTGGACGTCTGCAGATGAAGGGTGCGACCCCGACAGGTCCTGCGATTCAGAAGGTGATTGATTTTTACCGTTATGGTACACTGGAGGGACAGCAGGAAATAGAAGGGAACTATCGCATTGAAAGAGAAGGGATGCTCGGTGACAACGTTGTCTGA
- the nadA gene encoding quinolinate synthase NadA: MEALALERKAEMNRELRARLMELKKERNAIILAHYYQRDEVQEVADFRGDSFLLAQKAAQTDADVIVFCGVHFMGESAKILAPNKTVIIPDERAGCPMADMVNVEGLRKLKAQHPNAKVVTYINSSAEIKAETDICCTSANAVRVIQSVDSDEIIWVPDKNLGHYVQQHTDKKMIIWEGYCNTHDMLTVKDVVEMRAKYPNAEFVVHPECRPEVVEMGDFVGSTTAILEYCKNSSAKEFIVGTEDGTGYQLRLDSPDKQFHFATKFLVCPNMKVNNLKKLVKCLETMKPEIYVPPAVADKARESLERMLLVK, translated from the coding sequence GTGGAAGCTCTGGCTTTAGAGCGCAAGGCTGAGATGAACCGGGAGCTGCGAGCGCGGCTGATGGAGTTGAAGAAGGAACGTAATGCTATTATTCTTGCTCATTATTACCAACGTGACGAAGTACAGGAAGTAGCCGATTTTCGTGGGGATTCATTCTTATTGGCACAGAAAGCCGCACAAACGGATGCGGATGTCATTGTATTCTGCGGGGTTCATTTTATGGGTGAAAGCGCTAAGATTTTGGCCCCGAACAAGACGGTTATCATTCCGGATGAACGTGCTGGATGCCCCATGGCAGACATGGTCAATGTTGAGGGCCTGCGTAAACTGAAAGCGCAGCATCCTAATGCAAAAGTAGTGACGTATATCAATTCCTCGGCTGAGATCAAGGCGGAGACCGACATCTGTTGTACATCGGCCAATGCAGTCCGGGTTATTCAATCTGTTGATTCTGATGAGATTATCTGGGTGCCGGATAAAAACCTCGGACATTATGTTCAGCAGCACACAGACAAAAAAATGATCATCTGGGAAGGGTATTGCAACACTCACGACATGCTCACTGTAAAAGATGTCGTCGAGATGAGAGCCAAATATCCAAATGCCGAGTTTGTCGTACACCCGGAATGTCGTCCCGAAGTCGTGGAGATGGGGGACTTTGTAGGCAGCACGACAGCAATTCTTGAATACTGTAAAAATTCCTCTGCTAAGGAATTTATCGTAGGAACGGAAGATGGTACAGGATACCAGCTGCGACTGGATAGCCCGGATAAACAGTTTCATTTTGCCACCAAGTTCCTGGTGTGTCCAAACATGAAGGTCAACAACCTGAAGAAACTGGTTAAATGCCTGGAAACGATGAAGCCGGAAATTTACGTACCACCGGCCGTTGCCGACAAAGCCAGAGAATCGCTAGAGCGCATGTTACTGGTGAAGTAG
- the tilS gene encoding tRNA lysidine(34) synthetase TilS has product MEALRWNELVNHVLEAAEEHQLWVPGDRIIVAVSGGPDSVAFLHIMHEISTRHVPLELVCAHVHHGFRAESDEEAEMVGRMAAQLNIPFEWVKADIPSYMKLTGKGSQEAARDRRYAFLHEVADKYGAASIALAHHADDQAETVMLHLLRGSGLTGLSGMKFKRHEKNVELIRPCLRINKTDLVEACNTQGFLYFNDASNSQRKYRRNAIRLDVLPYLGQYNGQLTPSLNRLAEIVGDEDDFMEQGAYDAYRCLVQVNGGRQTFEVPSFLKLHVALQRRLIKLILNYLPLDSDFVDFTRIETIRRKVIEPYAKTWSLDIGQTLACTREYDLVSFGLRTDVQDQSFEYRLVQWNGTYELSLREIDRYLRIVPMSPEDYLVPETADQAAFDADQLLMPLVVRSRLPGDTMKVMGLNGSKKVKNIFIDEKIPPSVRPRIPVVCDGAGNIVWLPGVRRSNIAPVKEDTSAILYMTVGNSAIQG; this is encoded by the coding sequence ATGGAGGCTTTACGCTGGAACGAGCTGGTGAATCATGTGCTGGAGGCAGCGGAAGAGCATCAGTTATGGGTTCCCGGGGATCGGATCATCGTCGCAGTATCGGGCGGACCGGACTCGGTGGCTTTTTTGCATATTATGCATGAGATCAGTACAAGACATGTTCCGCTGGAACTGGTCTGTGCTCATGTGCATCACGGGTTCCGGGCAGAATCCGATGAAGAGGCCGAAATGGTCGGGAGAATGGCAGCACAGCTGAACATTCCGTTTGAATGGGTGAAGGCCGATATTCCTTCCTATATGAAGCTTACAGGAAAGGGATCACAGGAAGCAGCACGCGATAGGCGATATGCATTTCTGCATGAGGTAGCTGACAAATATGGTGCAGCAAGCATCGCTCTGGCACATCATGCGGATGATCAGGCCGAGACCGTTATGCTTCATTTATTACGTGGCAGCGGGTTAACGGGACTGTCCGGAATGAAGTTTAAACGCCATGAAAAAAATGTGGAACTTATTCGCCCATGTCTTCGTATAAACAAGACAGACCTTGTAGAAGCTTGTAATACTCAGGGATTTCTGTACTTTAATGATGCAAGCAATTCCCAGCGTAAATATCGGCGCAATGCCATTCGCTTGGATGTGCTTCCTTATTTGGGGCAATATAATGGACAGCTCACGCCGTCTTTGAATCGGCTTGCCGAAATTGTGGGCGATGAAGACGATTTCATGGAGCAAGGTGCATATGACGCATACAGGTGTCTAGTGCAGGTGAACGGCGGAAGGCAAACCTTTGAGGTGCCTTCCTTTTTGAAGTTACATGTCGCTTTACAACGAAGGTTGATTAAACTAATATTGAATTATCTGCCTTTGGACAGTGATTTTGTCGACTTTACCCGTATCGAAACCATTCGCCGCAAGGTGATAGAGCCTTATGCGAAGACCTGGAGCCTAGATATAGGACAGACACTCGCTTGTACCCGGGAGTATGATCTGGTTTCCTTTGGCTTACGGACAGACGTACAGGATCAATCTTTCGAGTATCGTCTCGTGCAATGGAACGGAACTTATGAGCTTTCACTCAGGGAGATTGACCGATATCTTCGGATCGTTCCTATGAGTCCCGAGGACTATCTTGTACCGGAAACGGCAGATCAGGCCGCATTTGATGCGGATCAACTGCTCATGCCGCTGGTTGTGCGTTCACGGTTACCTGGAGATACCATGAAAGTCATGGGATTAAACGGAAGCAAAAAGGTGAAAAATATTTTCATCGATGAAAAAATCCCCCCCTCTGTTCGTCCGCGTATTCCCGTGGTTTGTGACGGAGCAGGCAACATTGTTTGGTTGCCGGGTGTTCGCCGGTCGAATATTGCACCGGTGAAGGAGGATACTTCCGCCATCCTGTACATGACTGTAGGCAATTCAGCGATTCAGGGGTAG
- the spoIIE gene encoding stage II sporulation protein E: MMEKWNVIQFPGMKAGKESTEAREELSVRLKQWITSRKAVQFVAARKWVLLLTFMGFLLGKAMILNELSPFAIAYFAVIAFMRRDYIIPVGAALLAGSLFAPFPVPLIVASEMAIFYLLFRGLESYDRAELSYAPTMVFTTTFMVKLFAVVIGPSFSWYAMLMLTMDSVLSFVLTLVFIQAIPIFTYRKKKFNLKSEEILCLIILLASVMTGAVGWTIQSLSVEHMLSRYLILIFALVGGAPLGASVGVITGLILSLADMSAVYQMSLLAFAGMLAGMLREGKRAGVALGMLLGSSILSIYLGGPGDVMNSLWETCAAIVLFMLTPKSMMAAISKYVPGTQDHTKSQHEYAKRIRDITAERVTRFSQVFRQLSRSFDQMSGTGEPVQNEGGMEHFMNAVAEGTCAGCFKRAQCWDAKFIQTYKYMTDVMSSIEANPEMSGKQIPVEWNRVCAKPEEVLEVMRAQYGLYQHNMQWKRQIVDSRQLVAEQLSGVSQVMEDLAREIQRESEEMVQQEEQIRDALESLGLSIHSIEIINLEAGNVEIEIVHAYTRGFDECRKMIAPLISDVLDEHIAVLHETMTNPRQGLATVTFGSAKTYEVTTGVAAAAKGGDLLSGDSFSTVELGNGTFAVALSDGMGNGERARMESSAALNILEQLLQSGMDEKLAIKSVNSVLMLRSPEEMYATVDMALIDEYTAETTFMKIGSTPSFIKRGQEVIQVSASNLPIGIIKDIEVDLVTVQLQPGDILIMMTDGIYDAPGYAVNKELWMKRLIQEIDSDDPQEVADCLLESVIRYQQHEILDDMTVVVGKVEHYRPEWATLRVPGINRMERPRTVS, encoded by the coding sequence ATGATGGAAAAGTGGAATGTCATTCAATTTCCGGGAATGAAAGCTGGTAAAGAGAGTACAGAAGCTCGGGAGGAGCTGTCCGTACGTCTCAAACAGTGGATTACCTCCCGCAAGGCTGTCCAGTTCGTTGCTGCACGCAAATGGGTGCTGCTCCTTACATTTATGGGATTCTTATTGGGGAAGGCCATGATCCTGAATGAACTATCGCCCTTTGCCATTGCGTACTTCGCGGTGATTGCCTTCATGCGAAGGGATTACATTATTCCCGTTGGGGCCGCTTTGCTGGCGGGGAGCCTGTTTGCTCCGTTTCCGGTTCCACTTATCGTTGCGTCTGAGATGGCGATCTTCTATCTCTTGTTCAGAGGGCTGGAGTCTTATGACCGTGCTGAATTATCTTATGCACCAACCATGGTGTTTACGACTACTTTTATGGTCAAGTTGTTCGCAGTCGTCATTGGGCCGTCTTTCAGCTGGTACGCCATGTTAATGCTCACGATGGACTCCGTACTCAGCTTCGTGCTTACCCTGGTTTTTATACAAGCCATACCGATTTTTACGTACCGCAAAAAGAAATTCAACCTAAAGAGCGAGGAGATCCTCTGCCTCATCATATTACTGGCCTCCGTTATGACAGGCGCGGTGGGCTGGACCATTCAGTCCCTTTCCGTGGAGCATATGCTCTCTCGTTATTTAATATTGATCTTCGCGCTGGTGGGCGGAGCCCCCCTTGGGGCATCCGTCGGGGTCATTACGGGGCTGATTTTGAGTCTGGCTGACATGTCAGCCGTATACCAAATGAGTTTGCTCGCTTTTGCCGGGATGCTGGCGGGTATGCTTAGAGAGGGCAAACGTGCAGGCGTTGCACTGGGGATGCTGCTGGGCTCATCCATTCTATCCATTTATCTGGGCGGTCCAGGTGATGTGATGAATTCCTTATGGGAGACGTGTGCAGCCATTGTTCTGTTCATGCTTACACCTAAAAGCATGATGGCAGCCATATCCAAATATGTGCCAGGTACACAGGATCATACCAAATCGCAGCATGAATATGCGAAGCGAATTCGGGATATCACGGCAGAACGGGTGACCCGCTTCTCGCAGGTATTCCGCCAGCTTTCCCGCAGCTTCGATCAGATGTCCGGTACGGGGGAACCGGTACAGAACGAAGGCGGCATGGAGCATTTCATGAATGCGGTAGCAGAGGGAACGTGCGCAGGGTGCTTCAAACGTGCACAGTGCTGGGATGCAAAGTTTATTCAAACCTATAAATACATGACAGATGTGATGAGTTCCATTGAGGCCAATCCGGAGATGTCGGGCAAACAAATTCCTGTGGAGTGGAACAGGGTATGTGCCAAACCGGAGGAGGTGCTTGAGGTTATGCGTGCCCAATATGGGCTCTACCAGCATAATATGCAGTGGAAACGTCAGATTGTGGACAGCCGGCAGCTGGTTGCCGAGCAATTATCCGGAGTATCCCAGGTGATGGAGGACCTGGCGAGAGAAATCCAACGGGAAAGTGAGGAGATGGTACAGCAGGAGGAACAGATTCGGGATGCGCTGGAGTCGCTGGGCCTGTCCATTCATTCGATTGAGATTATCAATCTGGAAGCAGGCAATGTGGAAATCGAGATTGTTCATGCCTATACGAGGGGATTTGATGAATGCCGGAAGATGATTGCGCCGCTGATCTCGGATGTTTTGGACGAGCATATTGCTGTTCTTCATGAGACGATGACGAATCCCCGTCAGGGTCTGGCCACCGTTACCTTTGGATCAGCCAAAACCTATGAAGTGACTACAGGGGTAGCTGCGGCTGCAAAAGGGGGAGATTTGTTATCCGGGGACAGCTTCAGCACGGTTGAATTGGGGAATGGTACCTTTGCGGTGGCACTCAGTGATGGTATGGGCAACGGGGAACGTGCGCGCATGGAGAGCAGTGCCGCGTTAAATATTCTGGAACAGCTGCTTCAATCGGGCATGGATGAGAAGCTGGCGATCAAGTCCGTGAATTCTGTGTTAATGCTGCGCTCTCCTGAAGAGATGTATGCCACAGTGGACATGGCTCTAATCGATGAATATACGGCAGAGACCACATTTATGAAAATCGGCTCAACTCCGAGCTTTATTAAACGCGGACAGGAGGTTATTCAGGTATCGGCCAGCAATCTACCCATTGGCATTATTAAAGATATCGAAGTGGATCTGGTCACTGTACAGCTTCAACCGGGCGATATATTGATTATGATGACGGATGGAATTTATGATGCCCCAGGGTACGCCGTCAACAAGGAGCTATGGATGAAACGTCTCATTCAGGAGATTGATAGTGACGATCCGCAGGAGGTAGCGGACTGCCTGCTTGAGAGCGTAATTCGATATCAACAGCATGAGATTTTGGATGATATGACTGTCGTTGTAGGCAAAGTAGAGCACTACCGTCCGGAGTGGGCCACATTGCGAGTTCCGGGAATTAACCGGATGGAGCGTCCACGTACAGTAAGTTAA
- a CDS encoding serine/threonine protein kinase gives MTTLSDASFPPGTVITGKWNRSRYTIRKLLGKGANGIVFLVQRGENGKHYALKMGFDPFDLQSEINVLKSFQLQRNHEALKQSGIPSYLKDVDDYAIQGRDIPFYVMRYVRGEALHHFIRRQGTDWTLLVGLRLLQKLAQLHQAGWVFGDLKPQNVLVSDFGQVELIDYGGVTSIGRSVKQFTEWYDRGFWNGGSRTADGTYDVFAFALLLIHVLEGEALKSLAAEGLPQLRSVNQLTALVERSERLRPFRSWTIQALRGQFRDAGHAAKAWKDMMTRPTPLRRRSSSSTPRWLKNAFAVSVILLIGVLIYALRF, from the coding sequence GTGACAACGTTGTCTGATGCCTCTTTCCCGCCTGGAACAGTAATTACGGGAAAATGGAATCGCAGCCGTTATACGATTCGCAAGCTGCTGGGCAAAGGCGCCAACGGCATCGTTTTTCTCGTCCAGCGGGGTGAGAATGGCAAGCACTATGCACTTAAGATGGGATTTGATCCGTTTGATCTGCAATCAGAGATCAATGTGCTCAAATCGTTTCAGCTACAGCGTAATCATGAGGCCCTGAAGCAGAGTGGTATTCCTTCCTATCTCAAGGATGTGGACGATTATGCCATTCAGGGACGGGACATTCCCTTTTATGTGATGCGTTATGTTCGGGGTGAAGCTCTTCACCACTTCATCAGGCGTCAAGGGACGGACTGGACACTGCTGGTTGGGCTTAGACTCTTGCAGAAGCTGGCACAATTACATCAGGCGGGTTGGGTGTTTGGTGATCTTAAGCCCCAGAACGTACTGGTGTCCGATTTTGGTCAAGTGGAGCTCATTGATTATGGTGGAGTAACGTCGATTGGACGAAGTGTGAAACAGTTTACCGAATGGTATGACAGGGGCTTCTGGAATGGCGGAAGCCGAACAGCAGATGGCACCTACGATGTCTTTGCTTTTGCTCTGTTACTGATTCACGTATTGGAGGGGGAAGCACTCAAGTCGCTGGCTGCCGAAGGATTGCCACAATTGCGGAGTGTTAATCAGCTCACGGCTCTGGTGGAGCGCAGCGAAAGGCTGCGACCGTTTCGTAGCTGGACGATTCAGGCTCTTCGGGGACAGTTCCGGGATGCCGGACATGCAGCCAAGGCCTGGAAAGACATGATGACCCGGCCTACACCTCTTCGCCGGCGTTCATCGAGCTCTACACCACGCTGGCTTAAAAATGCATTTGCTGTATCCGTTATATTACTTATTGGGGTACTCATCTATGCACTGCGTTTTTAA
- the hpt gene encoding hypoxanthine phosphoribosyltransferase → MQNDIQEVLISEEEIQSKVKELGATLSADYAGRNPLVICVLKGAFIFMADLVKNITVPVEMDFMAVSSYGASTKSSGVVKIIKDLDVSVEGREVLIVEDIIDSGLTLSYLIELLQNRGAESVRVVTLFDKPSGRKVELEAHYTGFDIPDAFIVGYGLDYAEKYRNLPYIGILKPEVYSS, encoded by the coding sequence TTGCAGAACGACATTCAGGAAGTATTGATCAGTGAAGAAGAAATTCAAAGTAAAGTCAAGGAATTAGGCGCAACACTAAGTGCCGATTATGCAGGTCGCAATCCTTTGGTCATTTGTGTGCTCAAGGGTGCGTTTATATTTATGGCTGATTTGGTTAAAAACATAACGGTACCTGTTGAAATGGATTTCATGGCAGTATCAAGTTATGGTGCATCCACCAAGTCGTCAGGCGTTGTTAAGATCATCAAGGATCTCGACGTCTCGGTTGAAGGCCGTGAGGTTCTCATTGTCGAGGATATTATCGATAGTGGACTTACGCTTAGCTATTTGATTGAACTGCTTCAAAATCGCGGTGCCGAATCGGTGCGCGTGGTTACGCTTTTTGACAAACCTTCAGGCCGTAAAGTGGAGCTTGAAGCTCATTACACCGGCTTTGACATTCCTGACGCATTCATCGTCGGATATGGTTTGGATTATGCCGAGAAGTACCGAAATCTCCCTTACATCGGGATTTTGAAACCGGAAGTATACAGCAGTTAA